A single window of Halotalea alkalilenta DNA harbors:
- a CDS encoding DUF2291 family protein, whose product MATYRWRLPFPILPITLVALSLALLELTRGPLVTLRPVDPDSGRVIRDTEANSAGLDQKFAVGSFDPATYVDNQWSTQVLPTLERAKLDAATLFAALAEDPDGARQRYGQPSGTPRYAIEGSARVVEVRTDTPMGVVVLELDGVDTPAQLFAGPLVVDTSLRDAMEGMGLDSFTNQMQFADVAQALNQRALAQAYADHPASTLEGQRVRFLGVFDLRPSGPQRIVPVSLKVAP is encoded by the coding sequence ATGGCGACCTATCGATGGCGACTCCCCTTCCCCATCCTGCCCATCACGCTCGTGGCGCTGTCGCTCGCACTGCTCGAATTGACCCGCGGGCCGTTGGTCACCCTGCGTCCGGTCGATCCCGATAGCGGCCGGGTGATACGCGATACCGAGGCCAACAGCGCAGGCCTCGACCAGAAGTTCGCGGTCGGCAGTTTCGACCCCGCGACCTACGTCGATAACCAGTGGAGCACGCAGGTACTCCCCACACTCGAGCGCGCCAAGCTCGACGCAGCCACCCTGTTCGCAGCCCTTGCCGAGGACCCGGACGGCGCTCGCCAGCGATATGGCCAGCCCAGCGGCACGCCGCGCTATGCGATCGAAGGCAGCGCCCGTGTGGTCGAGGTGCGCACCGATACGCCGATGGGCGTGGTCGTGCTCGAGCTCGATGGCGTCGACACCCCGGCCCAGCTGTTCGCCGGTCCGCTGGTGGTCGATACCTCGCTGCGCGACGCGATGGAGGGCATGGGGCTCGACAGCTTCACCAACCAGATGCAGTTCGCCGACGTCGCCCAGGCCCTCAACCAGCGCGCCCTCGCCCAGGCCTATGCCGACCATCCAGCCAGCACGCTGGAGGGCCAGCGGGTGCGCTTCCTCGGCGTCTTCGACTTGAGGCCGAGCGGGCCCCAGCGGATCGTGCCGGTAAGCCTGAAGGTGGCGCCATGA
- a CDS encoding nucleoside/nucleotide kinase family protein, protein MLDHHAGQHAQPPAPALPAALIERAAALCTPGQRRLLGICGAPGAGKSTFAEALLAALGDRAAIVPMDGFHLSNRQLSRLGRMARKGAPDTFDIDGYLALLQRLRHQRTDEVVYAPAFEREIEEPVAGAIAVQPEVELVITEGNYLLLEQPGWNRVATMLDQSWFLDVDDSLRRERLEGRHRRFGRSPEAARDWIEHTDEPNARLIAASRGRAGLIVGWGD, encoded by the coding sequence GTGCTCGATCATCACGCCGGCCAGCACGCTCAGCCACCCGCCCCTGCACTACCCGCAGCCCTGATCGAGCGCGCCGCCGCCCTTTGCACCCCCGGGCAACGGCGACTGCTCGGCATCTGCGGCGCTCCTGGAGCGGGCAAGTCGACCTTCGCCGAAGCGCTTCTCGCCGCCCTGGGAGACCGCGCGGCCATCGTGCCGATGGACGGCTTTCATCTCTCCAACCGCCAGCTCTCGAGGCTCGGTCGCATGGCGCGCAAGGGCGCACCGGACACCTTCGACATCGACGGCTATCTGGCTTTGCTCCAACGCCTGCGTCATCAGCGCACCGATGAGGTGGTCTACGCGCCCGCCTTCGAACGCGAAATCGAAGAGCCAGTGGCCGGCGCGATCGCGGTGCAGCCCGAGGTCGAACTGGTGATCACCGAGGGCAACTACCTGCTGCTCGAGCAGCCGGGCTGGAACCGCGTAGCGACGATGCTCGACCAGAGCTGGTTCCTCGACGTCGACGACAGCCTGCGTCGCGAGCGGCTCGAAGGCCGGCATCGACGCTTTGGCCGATCGCCCGAAGCCGCGCGGGATTGGATCGAACATACCGACGAACCCAATGCGCGCCTGATCGCAGCCAGCCGCGGCCGGGCCGGGTTGATCGTCGGCTGGGGTGACTGA
- a CDS encoding carboxy terminal-processing peptidase, giving the protein MSPSVIMQRIAAMAVCLLISIPALAEITPTAEDAQASREVAQSIRFGHYEDINFDEAWSRKAFARMLEMMDPQHLYLLSTDIERFGDLRTGFNQAMEQGELERVYAFYGLFQSRLEQRLEWLIAQLEANPTFDYTGNERLAFEGEVSNWVDEFSELDPVWTKRMKNAALTQKLTEPNIDDAEINRRLVNRYRDQLNRVRQTNNEDVLSLFLGAATSSIDPHTEYMSPDQSESFDIQMRLSLEGIGAMLQSEDEYVKVAQLVPGGPAERSGQLHPADRIIAVGQGDSGDMTSVVSMRLDDVVKLIRGPKGSTVRLEVIPARALDVTQTRTVTITRDTVNLEDQAAKSDVIEVQRNGHTERVGVITVPAFYVDFDAWQAGQANYRSTTRDVAALIEKLKAQNVQGIVLDMRGNGGGALQEANSMVGLFIDRGPTVQVRDARGRINLYGDTDRGVAWDGPLTVLINRLSASASEIFAGAIQDYGRGLVLGSRSFGKGTVQTLSDLSHGELRMTRAKFYRISGESTQERGVEPDITFPTLFSDEEIGESALPNALPWDTVRPVNYRRYGNLDASLPTLRDQHAVRAAQNPNFRYLQREASLLKTLREQNTSVSLNLEQRRREMQAQEAEQLALENSRRQALGLETLASWTETLDDDDTATQSDSPINQAQLQESAEILLDYAQLTGQLRDTNVASTKAP; this is encoded by the coding sequence ATGAGCCCGTCTGTCATCATGCAGCGCATCGCCGCCATGGCGGTGTGCCTACTGATCTCCATACCCGCGCTGGCGGAAATCACCCCCACCGCGGAAGACGCTCAGGCTTCCCGGGAAGTCGCTCAGTCGATCCGCTTCGGCCACTACGAAGACATCAACTTCGATGAGGCCTGGTCGCGCAAAGCGTTCGCTCGCATGCTCGAGATGATGGATCCACAGCATCTCTACCTGCTTTCCACCGACATAGAGCGCTTCGGCGACCTGCGCACCGGCTTCAACCAGGCCATGGAGCAGGGCGAGCTCGAGCGCGTCTACGCCTTCTATGGTTTGTTCCAGAGCCGTCTCGAACAGCGGCTCGAGTGGCTGATCGCCCAGCTCGAGGCCAACCCGACTTTCGATTACACCGGCAACGAACGCCTCGCTTTCGAAGGCGAGGTGAGCAACTGGGTCGACGAGTTCAGCGAACTCGACCCGGTGTGGACCAAGCGGATGAAGAACGCGGCGCTGACTCAGAAACTCACCGAGCCGAATATCGATGACGCCGAGATCAACCGGCGGCTGGTCAACCGCTATCGCGACCAGCTCAATCGCGTGCGCCAGACCAACAACGAGGACGTGCTGAGCCTGTTCCTCGGCGCCGCGACCAGCTCGATCGATCCGCATACCGAGTACATGTCGCCCGATCAAAGCGAGTCCTTCGACATCCAGATGCGCCTCTCCCTCGAGGGCATCGGCGCGATGCTGCAATCCGAAGACGAGTACGTGAAGGTCGCGCAGCTGGTGCCCGGCGGTCCCGCCGAGCGCAGCGGGCAGCTCCATCCGGCCGACCGGATCATCGCCGTCGGCCAGGGCGACAGCGGCGACATGACCAGCGTGGTCAGCATGCGCCTGGACGACGTGGTCAAACTGATCCGCGGACCCAAGGGCTCCACCGTTCGCCTCGAAGTGATCCCTGCGCGCGCGCTCGATGTGACCCAGACCCGCACCGTGACCATCACCCGCGATACGGTCAACCTCGAGGATCAGGCGGCGAAGAGCGACGTCATCGAGGTGCAGCGCAATGGCCACACCGAGCGAGTCGGCGTGATCACCGTGCCGGCCTTCTACGTCGACTTCGATGCCTGGCAGGCCGGCCAGGCCAACTATCGCAGCACCACACGCGACGTAGCCGCGCTGATCGAGAAGCTCAAGGCACAAAACGTCCAGGGTATCGTGCTCGACATGCGCGGCAACGGCGGCGGCGCGCTGCAAGAAGCCAACTCGATGGTCGGGCTATTCATCGATCGTGGCCCCACCGTCCAGGTGCGGGACGCACGCGGGCGAATCAATCTCTACGGCGACACTGACCGCGGCGTCGCCTGGGACGGACCGCTCACGGTGCTGATCAACCGTCTTTCGGCCTCCGCCTCTGAGATCTTCGCCGGTGCGATCCAGGACTACGGCCGCGGGCTGGTGCTCGGCTCGCGCAGCTTCGGCAAGGGTACGGTGCAGACCCTGAGCGATCTCAGCCACGGTGAACTGCGCATGACTCGCGCCAAGTTCTACCGGATTTCCGGCGAGAGCACCCAGGAACGCGGCGTCGAGCCGGACATTACCTTCCCGACCCTGTTCAGCGACGAGGAGATTGGCGAGAGCGCGCTGCCCAACGCACTGCCGTGGGACACCGTGCGCCCGGTGAACTATCGCCGCTACGGTAACCTCGACGCCTCTCTGCCTACTCTGCGCGACCAGCATGCCGTCCGCGCGGCGCAGAATCCGAACTTCCGCTATCTGCAACGTGAGGCTTCGCTGCTCAAGACCCTGCGCGAGCAGAACACCAGCGTCAGCCTCAATCTCGAGCAGCGCCGCCGGGAGATGCAGGCACAGGAAGCGGAGCAGTTGGCCTTGGAGAACAGCCGGCGCCAGGCGCTCGGGCTGGAGACATTGGCGAGCTGGACCGAAACCCTGGATGACGACGATACTGCCACGCAGAGCGATTCGCCGATCAATCAGGCGCAGCTGCAGGAAAGCGCCGAGATCCTGCTCGACTACGCCCAGCTCACCGGCCAGCTACGCGACACCAACGTAGCCAGCACCAAGGCGCCCTGA